A genome region from Dolichospermum compactum NIES-806 includes the following:
- a CDS encoding DivIVA domain-containing protein gives MLQPKIPSLESNHNGSNPPPREYVNGIPSIGNPEPTAGVDIQHELNQLEEIVLSSLRIPLTGRTLIDEDKLLEQLDFVRFSLPTVFQEALDILAQKNEILLEAEEYGQQVVDVAQAKRAQILSESDIVRQAQREADQLRRQVQQDCEAMMQDTLAEIDRKRRACQQELEEMRQIAISQAEEIEDGADKYADNVLANIEQDIQEMLKIITNGRKQLNSPSVPKNGDHPQQRPPHNSKKR, from the coding sequence ATGCTACAACCAAAAATCCCTAGCCTCGAATCCAACCACAACGGCAGTAATCCTCCCCCACGAGAGTACGTGAATGGTATCCCCTCCATTGGCAATCCAGAACCAACAGCAGGGGTAGACATTCAGCACGAACTCAACCAATTAGAGGAAATAGTTCTCTCTAGTTTGAGGATTCCCCTCACAGGACGAACTTTAATAGATGAAGATAAATTACTTGAACAACTGGATTTTGTCCGTTTTTCTTTGCCAACAGTGTTCCAAGAAGCACTAGATATTTTGGCACAAAAGAATGAAATTCTTCTAGAAGCAGAAGAATATGGACAACAGGTAGTAGATGTAGCCCAAGCCAAAAGAGCGCAAATTTTGTCTGAAAGTGATATTGTCAGACAAGCACAGAGAGAAGCTGACCAACTGCGGCGACAAGTCCAGCAGGATTGTGAAGCAATGATGCAAGACACCCTCGCAGAAATTGACCGTAAACGCCGCGCTTGTCAACAAGAATTAGAAGAAATGCGCCAAATTGCAATTTCTCAAGCTGAAGAAATTGAAGATGGTGCTGATAAATACGCCGATAACGTTCTGGCTAATATTGAACAGGATATTCAAGAAATGTTAAAAATTATTACTAATGGTCGCAAACAATTAAATTCCCCCAGTGTCCCCAAGAATGGAGATCATCCCCAACAACGCCCCCCACATAATTCCAAAAAAAGATAG
- the coaD gene encoding pantetheine-phosphate adenylyltransferase yields MIAIYPGSFDPITLGHLDLIQRSSRLFERVIVAVLRNPNKMPLFTVEQRLEQIRLSTKHLPNVGVDSFDGLTVEYAQMQQAQVLLRGLRAVSDFEIELQMAHTNKTLSTQIETVFLATSNEYSFLSSSVVKEIARFGGSVDHLVPPQIALDIYQCYNQKSLASNPTTTAVILPHEST; encoded by the coding sequence GTGATTGCTATTTATCCTGGTAGTTTTGATCCCATCACCTTGGGACATTTAGACCTTATTCAGCGCAGTAGTCGTTTATTTGAACGAGTCATAGTTGCCGTCCTCCGCAATCCCAATAAAATGCCATTGTTCACAGTAGAGCAAAGATTAGAACAAATTCGTCTATCTACAAAACATTTACCAAATGTAGGAGTAGACAGCTTTGACGGTTTAACCGTAGAATATGCCCAAATGCAACAAGCGCAAGTTTTGTTACGGGGGTTAAGAGCGGTATCTGACTTTGAGATTGAGCTACAAATGGCTCACACTAATAAAACATTGTCTACTCAGATCGAGACAGTTTTTCTGGCAACATCAAATGAGTATAGTTTTTTAAGTAGTAGTGTGGTAAAAGAGATTGCCAGGTTTGGTGGCTCTGTTGATCATCTTGTTCCCCCACAAATTGCCCTAGATATATACCAATGCTACAACCAAAAATCCCTAGCCTCGAATCCAACCACAACGGCAGTAATCCTCCCCCACGAGAGTACGTGA
- the lgt gene encoding prolipoprotein diacylglyceryl transferase: MVVDFSVLPLGFLFTSPGPIVVKLGPIVIRWYGLLIASAVLIGVSLSQYLAKRRHLNPDLISDLSIWLVIGAIPAARLYYVLFQWTEYSQHPERIIAIWQGGIAIHGAIIGGAIAALIFARLNKVSFWQLTDLVAPSLILGQAIGRWGNFFNSEAFGRPTNLPWKLYIPPDRRPLDFVNFEYFHPTFLYESLWNLMVFALLLTLFFRALSKKPRLKVGTLFLVYWVAYSLGRIWIEGLRTDSLMLGPLRMAQMVSLGGMTLGLFGLAWLYILKRSLPDVVSSVNGEKNAPE; encoded by the coding sequence ATGGTAGTGGATTTTTCTGTTTTGCCTTTGGGGTTTCTATTTACTTCCCCTGGTCCGATTGTGGTTAAATTGGGTCCGATTGTTATTCGTTGGTATGGGTTGTTGATTGCTTCTGCGGTATTAATTGGTGTTAGTCTTTCTCAGTACCTAGCCAAGCGTCGTCATCTGAATCCAGATTTAATCAGTGATTTATCAATTTGGTTGGTGATTGGGGCTATTCCTGCCGCTAGATTGTATTATGTTTTGTTTCAGTGGACAGAATATTCTCAACACCCGGAACGGATAATTGCAATTTGGCAAGGGGGTATTGCGATTCATGGGGCAATTATTGGCGGTGCGATCGCGGCGTTAATTTTTGCTAGATTGAATAAGGTATCTTTTTGGCAATTGACGGATTTGGTTGCTCCTTCCTTAATACTAGGGCAAGCCATTGGTCGGTGGGGAAATTTTTTCAACTCGGAAGCTTTTGGCAGACCAACTAATTTACCTTGGAAATTATATATTCCCCCAGATCGTCGTCCTTTGGATTTCGTGAATTTTGAATATTTCCATCCCACTTTTCTGTATGAATCGCTGTGGAATTTAATGGTGTTTGCATTGTTGCTAACTTTGTTTTTTCGAGCTTTATCTAAAAAACCCCGGTTGAAGGTAGGAACGTTATTTTTAGTTTACTGGGTTGCCTATAGCTTGGGACGGATTTGGATTGAAGGTTTACGCACAGATAGCTTAATGCTAGGACCTTTACGGATGGCACAGATGGTAAGTTTAGGGGGAATGACTTTAGGATTATTTGGTTTAGCTTGGCTGTATATATTGAAGCGTTCTTTACCTGATGTTGTTTCTTCAGTGAATGGAGAAAAAAATGCCCCAGAGTAA
- the cobM gene encoding precorrin-4 C(11)-methyltransferase, with protein MSEYTSNLSYSKYPNALEPAVYIVGAGPGDPNLLTVRAQKLLAAADVILFADSLIPEQILDVCRADAEIIKTANRTLEEILPLMIDAVRSHKSVVRLHSGDPSLYSAIHEQMQLLADANIPFEVIPGISAFQAAAAKLKIELTVPGLVQTIILTRISGRTHVPDTEELAALAAHRASLCLYLSVSHITEAQGKLLEHYDPDTPVAICYRLGWPDEKIRVVNLAQIADCTHEEKLRRTTLYVISPALLPVSGRSRLYHPEHNHLFRSSHNLG; from the coding sequence ATGAGTGAATATACTAGTAATTTGAGTTATTCTAAGTATCCCAATGCCTTAGAACCTGCGGTTTATATTGTTGGGGCAGGACCTGGAGATCCTAATTTATTAACGGTTAGAGCGCAAAAGTTGTTGGCTGCGGCTGATGTGATTTTATTTGCAGATTCCTTGATTCCTGAACAGATTTTAGATGTTTGTCGTGCAGATGCGGAAATTATTAAAACAGCAAATCGGACTTTGGAAGAAATTTTACCATTAATGATTGATGCGGTGCGATCGCATAAATCAGTGGTCAGGCTACATTCTGGTGATCCTAGTCTGTATAGTGCTATTCATGAACAAATGCAGCTACTAGCCGATGCGAATATTCCCTTTGAAGTTATCCCTGGTATCAGTGCCTTTCAAGCTGCCGCAGCTAAATTGAAAATAGAGTTAACTGTCCCTGGTTTAGTCCAAACTATTATTCTCACTCGCATTAGCGGTCGTACCCATGTCCCTGATACTGAAGAGTTAGCAGCTTTAGCCGCCCATCGTGCCAGTTTATGTTTATATTTAAGTGTGAGTCATATTACTGAAGCCCAAGGGAAATTATTAGAACATTATGATCCAGATACTCCAGTAGCAATTTGCTATCGCTTAGGCTGGCCAGATGAAAAAATCCGGGTTGTGAATTTAGCACAAATCGCAGATTGTACCCATGAGGAAAAATTACGCCGAACTACACTTTATGTCATCAGTCCCGCACTACTCCCAGTAAGTGGGCGCTCCCGCTTGTATCACCCTGAACATAATCATTTATTCCGTTCATCCCATAATCTTGGTTAG